A genomic region of Brevibacillus sp. JNUCC-41 contains the following coding sequences:
- a CDS encoding UDP-N-acetylglucosamine 1-carboxyvinyltransferase, with protein sequence MEKLKIAGGYPLKGSIRVSGAKNSAVALIPATILADSPVTIEGLPDISDVQMLKALMEEIGGEVSFDEGEMTVNPSRMISMPLPNGRVKKLRASYYLMGAMLGKFKKAVIGLPGGCHLGPRPIDQHIKGFEALGAQVTNEQGAIYLRADELRGARIYLDVVSVGATINIMLAAVLAKGRTVIENAAKEPEIIDVATLLTNMGAKIKGAGTDIIRIDGVESLHGCKHTIIPDRIEAGTFMILAAAVGEGILIDNVIPQHLESLTAKLREMGINIEAGDDQIFVSPGEKYKAVDIKTLVYPGFPTDLQQPFTSLLTKASGSSMVTDTIYGARFKHIDELRRMNAKIKVEGRAGIVDGPVQLHGAKVKASDLRAGAALVIAGLMAEGITEVTGLEHIDRGYSHLVEKLSGLGATIWREEMTQEEVEQLKS encoded by the coding sequence ATGGAAAAACTTAAAATTGCCGGTGGCTATCCTTTAAAGGGAAGCATTCGTGTCAGCGGAGCAAAAAATAGTGCGGTTGCCCTTATTCCGGCAACAATTTTAGCGGACTCTCCCGTAACGATTGAAGGCCTGCCTGATATCTCGGATGTACAGATGCTGAAAGCGTTAATGGAGGAAATTGGCGGTGAGGTATCCTTTGATGAAGGAGAAATGACAGTCAATCCAAGCAGGATGATTTCAATGCCTCTCCCCAATGGAAGGGTCAAGAAGTTACGTGCCTCTTATTATTTGATGGGGGCAATGCTTGGTAAATTCAAAAAGGCAGTGATCGGCTTGCCTGGAGGCTGCCATTTAGGACCCCGTCCGATAGATCAGCATATTAAGGGGTTCGAAGCACTAGGCGCTCAAGTGACGAATGAACAAGGAGCCATTTACCTTAGGGCGGACGAGCTCCGGGGAGCACGCATATATTTGGATGTCGTTAGTGTAGGGGCAACGATCAACATCATGCTTGCCGCCGTTTTGGCCAAAGGCCGCACTGTGATTGAAAATGCCGCGAAAGAACCGGAAATCATCGATGTTGCCACACTGTTGACCAATATGGGAGCGAAAATAAAGGGTGCAGGAACGGATATCATTCGTATTGATGGTGTGGAAAGTTTGCATGGGTGCAAGCATACGATCATACCGGATCGGATTGAGGCCGGTACTTTCATGATTTTAGCCGCTGCTGTTGGTGAAGGGATTCTAATCGATAATGTCATTCCCCAGCATTTGGAGTCATTGACTGCCAAATTGAGGGAAATGGGGATTAATATTGAAGCGGGTGATGACCAGATATTTGTCTCACCGGGAGAAAAATATAAAGCCGTTGATATCAAGACATTGGTTTACCCTGGATTCCCAACAGATCTTCAGCAACCTTTCACTTCCCTCTTAACAAAAGCAAGCGGTTCTAGCATGGTGACCGATACGATATACGGGGCACGGTTTAAGCATATTGATGAACTGCGACGCATGAATGCGAAGATCAAAGTCGAGGGCAGAGCAGGCATCGTCGATGGTCCTGTCCAACTTCATGGGGCAAAAGTGAAGGCAAGCGATTTACGTGCCGGAGCAGCTCTTGTAATCGCTGGTTTAATGGCTGAGGGGATTACGGAAGTGACTGGGCTTGAACATATAGATCGCGGATATAGCCATCTTGTTGAAAAACTTTCTGGTTTGGGAGCGACGATTTGGCGTGAAGAAATGACGCAAGAAGAAGTGGAGCAGCTTAAAAGCTGA
- a CDS encoding class II fructose-bisphosphate aldolase, with translation MPLVSMKDMLNKALDEKYAVGQFNINNLEWTQAILAAAEQEKSPVILGVSEGAARHMGGFKTTVMMVQGLLEDMKITVPVAIHLDHGSSFDKCKEAIEAGFTSVMIDASHHPIDENIETTKKVVEFAHARNVSVEAEVGTVGGQEDDVIADGVVYADPQECEQLVKETDVDCFAPALGSVHGPYKGEPNLGYKEMEEVRDLTKKPLVLHGGTGIPTKDIQKAISLGTSKINVNTENQIVFTKAVREILNNDSEVYDPRKYMVPGREAIKETVIGKIREFGSNGKA, from the coding sequence ATGCCTTTAGTTTCTATGAAAGATATGCTTAATAAAGCTCTTGATGAAAAATATGCAGTAGGTCAATTCAATATTAATAACCTTGAATGGACTCAAGCTATTTTAGCCGCTGCAGAACAAGAAAAATCTCCAGTCATCCTTGGTGTTTCCGAAGGTGCTGCCCGTCATATGGGTGGTTTTAAAACGACTGTCATGATGGTTCAAGGATTGTTGGAAGACATGAAAATCACTGTTCCTGTGGCGATTCACCTTGACCATGGTTCAAGTTTTGATAAATGTAAGGAAGCTATCGAAGCCGGATTCACTTCAGTAATGATCGATGCTTCACATCATCCGATCGATGAAAATATCGAAACAACCAAGAAGGTTGTCGAATTCGCTCACGCACGGAATGTTTCGGTTGAAGCGGAAGTGGGCACGGTTGGCGGACAAGAAGATGATGTAATCGCTGATGGAGTCGTATATGCAGACCCTCAAGAATGTGAACAGTTAGTTAAAGAAACGGATGTCGACTGTTTTGCTCCAGCTTTGGGATCCGTTCACGGACCATACAAAGGTGAACCTAACCTAGGCTATAAAGAAATGGAAGAAGTACGTGATTTAACGAAGAAACCACTTGTTCTTCATGGCGGTACAGGCATACCCACGAAAGATATCCAAAAAGCCATTTCACTTGGAACATCAAAAATCAATGTGAATACGGAAAATCAAATTGTGTTCACAAAAGCGGTTCGTGAAATTTTGAATAATGATTCTGAAGTGTACGATCCACGTAAATACATGGTACCTGGCCGTGAAGCCATTAAAGAAACTGTCATCGGCAAAATACGTGAATTCGGTTCAAACGGCAAAGCATAA
- a CDS encoding CTP synthase has translation MTKYIFVTGGVVSSLGKGITAASLGRLLKNRGLNVTIQKFDPYINLDPGTMSPYQHGEVFVTDDGAETDLDLGHYERFIDINLGKHSNVTTGRIYSTVLRKERRGDYLGGTVQVIPHITNEIKERVFRSGNETNADIVITEIGGTVGDIESLPFLEAIRQIKSDIGINNVMYIHCTLVPYIKAAGEMKTKPTQHSVKELRSLGIQPNIIVARTESPISQDMKDKIALFCDIDKKSVIECLDADTLYSIPLALQAQNMDQIVCDHLQLDCGEADMEDWKELVKKVTSLSKKTKIALVGKYVELQDAYLSVVEALKHAGYAFDADVEIDWVNSEDVTKENVAELLQDADGILVPGGFGDRGIEGKIAATEYARTTKKPFFGICLGMQLASIEYARNVLGLPEAHSAEIKEDTPDPIIDLLPEQKDVEDLGGTLRLGLYPCKLIEGTKAYEAYNDEVVYERHRHRYEFNNHYRQAMEEAGFVFSGTSPDGRLVEIIELKDHPWFVASQFHPEFTSRPNRPQPLFRDFVGMSLKHGKNL, from the coding sequence ATGACAAAATATATTTTTGTGACAGGTGGAGTAGTTTCTTCCTTGGGAAAAGGGATAACGGCCGCTTCTTTAGGTAGATTATTAAAAAATAGGGGATTGAATGTTACGATCCAGAAGTTTGACCCTTATATTAACTTGGATCCTGGTACGATGAGTCCATATCAACATGGTGAAGTGTTTGTAACGGATGATGGTGCTGAAACGGATTTGGATTTGGGACACTATGAGCGTTTCATTGATATCAACCTTGGTAAACACAGTAATGTGACTACAGGAAGGATTTATTCAACCGTCCTTAGGAAAGAACGCCGTGGCGATTATCTAGGTGGAACGGTTCAAGTCATTCCCCATATCACGAATGAAATTAAAGAACGCGTTTTCCGTTCAGGCAATGAAACGAATGCTGATATAGTCATCACTGAAATTGGCGGTACTGTAGGGGATATCGAATCTCTTCCATTCCTTGAAGCGATTCGCCAAATCAAGAGTGATATCGGCATCAATAATGTTATGTATATCCATTGTACACTGGTTCCTTACATCAAAGCTGCTGGTGAAATGAAAACAAAACCGACACAGCATAGTGTAAAAGAATTACGCAGTCTGGGCATTCAGCCAAATATCATCGTTGCACGTACAGAAAGCCCGATTTCACAAGATATGAAGGATAAAATCGCTTTATTCTGCGATATCGATAAAAAATCCGTTATCGAATGTCTTGATGCGGATACACTTTACTCCATCCCTCTTGCGCTCCAAGCACAAAATATGGACCAAATCGTTTGTGACCACTTGCAATTGGACTGTGGCGAAGCGGATATGGAAGATTGGAAGGAACTAGTCAAAAAGGTGACTTCTTTATCGAAGAAAACGAAAATCGCCTTAGTCGGAAAATATGTTGAATTACAAGATGCTTATCTTTCTGTAGTGGAAGCACTTAAGCATGCTGGTTACGCATTTGATGCAGATGTTGAAATCGACTGGGTGAATTCCGAAGACGTAACTAAAGAAAATGTTGCTGAACTTCTTCAAGATGCAGATGGAATCCTCGTCCCTGGCGGATTTGGAGATCGTGGAATTGAAGGGAAAATTGCAGCGACCGAATATGCCCGCACGACAAAAAAACCATTCTTCGGAATATGCTTAGGCATGCAGTTGGCGTCCATCGAGTATGCACGCAACGTCCTGGGATTGCCAGAAGCGCATTCAGCTGAAATTAAGGAAGATACTCCAGATCCAATCATCGATCTTCTTCCGGAGCAGAAGGATGTAGAAGATTTGGGCGGAACACTGCGTCTTGGTCTGTATCCATGTAAGCTTATCGAAGGAACTAAAGCGTACGAAGCGTACAACGACGAGGTCGTTTATGAACGCCACCGTCACCGTTATGAATTCAATAACCACTACCGTCAAGCTATGGAAGAGGCAGGATTCGTGTTCTCCGGTACAAGTCCAGATGGTCGTCTAGTTGAAATCATTGAATTAAAAGATCATCCTTGGTTTGTGGCTTCTCAATTCCATCCGGAATTCACGTCACGTCCTAACCGTCCGCAGCCGCTATTCCGTGATTTTGTCGGTATGTCATTAAAGCACGGCAAAAACCTTTAA
- a CDS encoding DUF2529 domain-containing protein translates to MLKIFSTQISGLFKKMIENEAFEMEDAGRLLAQAAVGDGSVFIHGFGEMQGVTAEALNGAEPFPKAKRYELGETISREDRFLIFSRHSADSEALMLAKQLKEKDIPFVAVSTSVPSEEDSLLELADVHIDLRIQRGLIPDETGNRYGYPTLIAALFAYYGIKFTLEEIIKEYEDEE, encoded by the coding sequence ATGTTAAAAATTTTCTCGACACAGATAAGCGGTTTATTTAAAAAAATGATTGAAAATGAGGCATTTGAAATGGAGGATGCCGGACGCTTGCTCGCTCAGGCTGCGGTTGGGGACGGTTCTGTGTTCATTCATGGTTTTGGTGAAATGCAGGGCGTCACTGCCGAGGCTTTGAATGGGGCAGAACCCTTTCCCAAGGCAAAAAGATATGAATTAGGAGAAACCATTTCCAGGGAAGATCGATTTCTTATATTCAGCCGCCATTCGGCCGATTCTGAAGCATTGATGCTGGCAAAACAACTCAAGGAAAAAGATATACCATTTGTTGCAGTTTCTACATCCGTCCCTTCTGAAGAAGATTCTCTTTTGGAGTTGGCTGACGTTCATATTGATCTACGCATCCAACGGGGATTGATTCCCGATGAAACTGGAAATCGATATGGGTACCCTACCCTCATTGCCGCTCTTTTCGCTTATTATGGGATTAAATTCACTCTTGAAGAAATCATAAAAGAATATGAAGATGAAGAATGA
- the fsa gene encoding fructose-6-phosphate aldolase: protein MKFFIDTANMEEIKQAHELGVLAGVTTNPSLVAREKGVSFHDRLKEITSLVKESVSAEVIALDFEGMMAEAKELVAIAPNITIKVPMTPDGLKAVSALTKQGVKTNVTLIFSANQALLAARAGATYVSPFLGRLDDIGQNGLDLISDIADIFAIHDINAEIIAASIRHPMHITEAALKGAHIATIPYKVLMQLFHHPLTDKGIEAFLNDWNSRTEA, encoded by the coding sequence ATGAAATTCTTTATAGATACAGCAAACATGGAAGAAATCAAACAAGCGCACGAACTTGGCGTTTTAGCAGGCGTTACGACTAACCCGTCCCTTGTTGCAAGAGAAAAGGGAGTTTCTTTCCATGACCGGCTAAAAGAAATCACAAGCCTTGTTAAAGAATCCGTTTCTGCTGAAGTCATTGCGCTTGATTTTGAAGGAATGATGGCTGAAGCCAAGGAACTCGTTGCCATTGCACCTAATATCACGATTAAAGTGCCAATGACCCCAGACGGCTTGAAGGCTGTTTCAGCACTTACAAAACAAGGTGTCAAAACGAATGTCACGCTTATTTTCAGTGCCAACCAAGCTTTATTGGCAGCTAGGGCAGGAGCAACTTATGTATCGCCATTTTTAGGACGCTTGGACGACATCGGCCAAAATGGACTTGATTTAATTTCGGATATTGCCGACATATTTGCGATCCATGATATCAATGCTGAGATCATTGCAGCTTCCATCCGCCATCCAATGCATATTACAGAAGCGGCTCTTAAAGGGGCACATATTGCAACAATCCCTTATAAAGTTTTAATGCAATTATTCCACCACCCATTAACGGATAAAGGGATTGAAGCTTTCTTGAACGATTGGAATTCACGTACTGAAGCATAA
- a CDS encoding response regulator produces the protein MPGKILIVDDQFGIRILLNEVLHKEGYETFQAANGIQALEVLNNHSPDLVLLDMKIPGMDGIEILKRMKVVDPDIRVIIMTAYGELDMIQEAKDLGAMTHFAKPFDIDDIRKAVREYLPIQSS, from the coding sequence ATGCCAGGGAAAATATTGATTGTTGATGATCAATTCGGGATTCGTATTTTATTGAACGAGGTTTTACATAAAGAAGGGTATGAAACATTTCAAGCGGCTAATGGCATTCAAGCCTTGGAAGTGCTAAATAATCATTCACCTGATCTGGTATTGCTGGATATGAAGATTCCGGGAATGGATGGCATTGAGATCTTGAAAAGGATGAAAGTCGTCGATCCGGACATCCGGGTTATCATCATGACGGCATATGGTGAACTTGATATGATTCAGGAAGCAAAGGATTTAGGGGCAATGACACATTTTGCAAAGCCGTTTGATATTGATGATATTAGAAAGGCCGTTCGAGAATACTTACCGATTCAATCAAGTTAA
- the glpX gene encoding class II fructose-bisphosphatase, whose translation MERSLSMELVRVTEAAALNSARWMGRGKKDEADDAATTAMRDVFNTIPMQGTVVIGEGEMDEAPMLYIGEKLGTGLGPLVDVAVDPLEGTNIVASGGWNALAVLAIADKGNLLHAPDMYMDKIAVGPEAVGQIDINASVLDNLKAVAKAKNKDIEDVVATVLNRDRHSKIIHELREAGARIKLINDGDVAGAINTAFDLTGVDILFGSGGAPEGVIAAVALKCLGGEIQGKLVPHSDEEVERCGKMGLDLGKVLRMEDLVRGDDAIFAATGVTDGELLRGVQFKGHYGETQSVVMRAKSGTVRFIDGRHSLKIKPNGLID comes from the coding sequence ATGGAAAGAAGTTTATCGATGGAGCTTGTCCGCGTAACAGAGGCGGCGGCACTGAATTCAGCTCGTTGGATGGGAAGAGGAAAGAAAGACGAAGCAGATGATGCAGCAACAACTGCAATGCGGGATGTTTTCAATACTATTCCCATGCAAGGAACGGTTGTAATCGGTGAAGGGGAAATGGATGAAGCGCCAATGCTTTATATTGGCGAAAAACTTGGTACTGGTCTTGGGCCGCTAGTGGATGTTGCTGTTGATCCTTTGGAAGGAACGAACATCGTTGCATCTGGCGGCTGGAATGCATTGGCTGTATTGGCGATAGCCGATAAGGGGAACTTGCTTCATGCCCCGGATATGTATATGGATAAAATAGCTGTCGGACCCGAGGCTGTTGGCCAGATTGATATCAATGCTTCCGTCTTGGACAATCTGAAAGCGGTAGCCAAGGCAAAGAATAAAGATATCGAAGACGTGGTTGCAACAGTATTGAACCGTGATCGTCATTCGAAGATCATTCATGAACTTCGTGAGGCGGGGGCACGTATCAAGTTGATCAACGATGGAGATGTAGCGGGAGCCATAAATACGGCCTTCGATCTTACCGGTGTCGATATCTTATTCGGTTCTGGCGGGGCTCCAGAGGGAGTTATTGCAGCCGTTGCCTTGAAATGCCTTGGAGGGGAAATTCAGGGTAAGCTTGTTCCTCATAGCGATGAAGAAGTGGAACGCTGTGGAAAAATGGGCCTTGATTTAGGAAAAGTCCTCAGAATGGAAGACCTTGTTCGCGGAGATGACGCAATTTTTGCTGCAACAGGTGTGACTGATGGAGAACTTTTACGCGGTGTACAATTTAAAGGACATTACGGTGAAACACAATCCGTGGTCATGCGTGCTAAATCCGGTACCGTTCGATTCATTGATGGGCGTCACAGTCTTAAGATTAAACCGAATGGCTTGATTGACTGA